A genomic window from Populus alba chromosome 19, ASM523922v2, whole genome shotgun sequence includes:
- the LOC118055665 gene encoding uncharacterized protein — MEDASESVISAAGVHEKVVKDDIHLKVKSMDKEPNDEKGAEVKAKSVEKEKPKEKEQHREKDKEKSEKNKKDVDEGGEKKSKDKKKGEEQEKKTKEKDKEKEKKGKEGEDSVGKESEVDKEAGEAMKKEEKKNKKDKDDKKNNKEEKKIKDHGVSRDEQEDKKEEKKKKDKKEKKKDEDKDLKDTKKVIKEYKDQGLSVEDEDKKSEGEEDKKKGKEKKVKDKGKKIDEDSKEETKKANDGKEDKKEGEVKEKKKDKEKKEKKSKDEIKEEKDDENEGKKENKKDEEKKEKKHKDGADDDIKDGDEEKKEKKKSKKKKD; from the coding sequence ATGGAAGATGCATCTGAATCTGTCATTTCTGCTGCTGGGGTGCATGAAAAGGTTGTGAAGGATGATATCCATCTGAAAGTCAAGAGCATGGATAAAGAACCAAATGACGAGAAGGGAGCTGAGGTGAAGGCCAAATCTGTAGAAAAGGAAAAGCCAAAGGAGAAGGAGCAGCATAGAGAGAAAGACAAGGAGAAATCAGAGAAAAATAAGAAGGATGTAGATGAGGGGGGGGAGAAGAAAAGCAAAGATAAGAAGAAGGGTGAAGAGCAGGAGAAGAAAACGAAAGAGAAGGacaaagagaaggagaagaaaggaaaggaaggagaGGATAGTGTTGGTAAAGAGTCAGAGGTGGACAAGGAAGCTGGAGAGGCtatgaaaaaggaagagaaaaagaataagaaagacAAGGATGATAAGAAgaacaataaagaagagaagaagataaaagatcATGGGGTTTCAAGGGATGAACAAGAGgataagaaagaagagaagaaaaagaaagataaaaaagagaagaagaaagacgaGGATAAAGATTTGAAGGATACAAAAAAAGTGATCAAGGAGTACAAGGATCAAGGTTTGAGTGTTGAGGATGAGGATAAGAAGAGCGAAGGGGAGGAAGataagaagaaaggaaaagagaagaaggtCAAAGATAAAGGGAAGAAGATCGATGAAGATTCcaaggaagaaacaaaaaaagccaACGATGGTAAAGAGGATAAAAAAGAGGGGGAagtgaaggaaaagaaaaaagataaggagaaaaaagagaagaagagcaaagatgaaattaaggaggaaaaagatgatgaaaatgaggggaaaaaagaaaacaagaaggatgaggagaagaaagagaaaaaacacaagGATGGAGCAGATGATGACATAAAAGATGGagatgaagagaaaaaagagaagaagaagagcaaaaagaaaaaggactaG
- the LOC140955045 gene encoding uncharacterized protein has translation MSAVVGLTFSYDVWSTLETTFSHRSKSRELRFKDELQHIKKDTRSVVEYSREFKSICDQLAAMGHPIDDLDKIHWYLRGLGFVFSTFSTTQLSLPSLSSFMKIVPMVESYENFIKSLKLPYTGFTLLPSLPTTEINVFAHGGNRPFREGRSCGNGRFQRSRPIRC, from the coding sequence ATGTCTGCTGTTGTTGGCTTAACCTTTTCATATGATGTCTGGTCTACTTTGGAGACAACATTTAGTCATCGTTCCAAATCCCGGGAGCTACGTTTCAAAGATGAATTACAGCACATAAAGAAAGATACTCGATCTGTTGTTGAATATTCCCGTGAGTTCAAATCTATTTGTGACCAGCTTGCTGCAATGGGTCACCCTATAGATGATCTTGACAAAATACATTGGTATTTACGTGGACTTGGCTTTGTTTTCTCCACCTTCTCTACTACACAGCTATCTCTTCCATCTCTCTCTTCCTTTATGAAGATTGTTCCCATGGTGGAGagttatgaaaattttattaaatcattaaaGCTGCCTTACACGGGATTCACTTTGCTGCCTTCACTGCCTACCACAGAAATAAATGTCTTTGCTCATGGTGGTAATCGTCCCTTTCGTGAGGGTCGTAGCTGTGGAAATGGTCGCTTTCAACGCAGCCGCCCTATTCGTTGTTAG
- the LOC118055666 gene encoding disease resistance RPP13-like protein 4 → MKETELVLNFRITKDKLEKLKNLLSGHKRWEDTVVKEFRELRHQINKTFSLAKNHPDGAKPNANTIKDSLSLVDRELDNLIDRVEPLLGQIPKISDSESREKIKTCKVAQERKLLEEWKELKVESIILESSAMRDLQASYHNLESLDLKLCFLFLSVFPEGAVIKKRPLIYWWMGEGLITANEKNTAEEEGEDVFQELIELDLIVPFHERPDKPSPVVNACRMHPWIRHMAISLAKEANLFVFDSSGTPSYGSDRSRRACLVLSSYRSSSGSTPNEENLLTVFNVSEQYLNFSLDWLLKLRKVAVLQLGRWHYNLPVSEIKVENEELGRWHHSHHIEVENEVFLKGLWAQKHLKYLCLRGISLITTLPSSIGKLFSLEILDLKACHNLEELPSEIGSLTSLTHLDVSDCPFLESMPKELQKLTRLQVLKGFVIGNSKRTPCKIADLADLKELRRLSIYIGNEAVVKEGEFAKLKAIEKLRCLTMWWGVKVSPGTYGVKPEEKSPKLIALTDLSFPPGLKKLDLRGIPQPNPLKELKPGSLKQLKKLYIRGGKLQKLNHGEKDDHAWEVEILRLRYLKDFKIDKKSLKQAFPKLDYLDVICDQSGDQKTTYKEDFVLRNRNEIGEFFEEKGNSEEEQKNALPAEKEIREEGKSAESVVIDNGKEKEIMSESAIEKASSSRDHHHSQ, encoded by the coding sequence ATGAAAGAAACTGAACTGGTGTTAAATTTTCGAATTACTAAGGACaagcttgaaaaattgaaaaatcttcTCTCTGGCCACAAGCGCTGGGAAGACACAGTTGTTAAAGAGTTCCGGGAGCTGCGACACCAGATTAACAAAACTTTCTCACTTGCCAAGAACCATCCTGATGGCGCCAAACCAAATGCCAATACCATCAAGGATAGTCTAAGTCTAGTTGACAGGGAACTTGACAACCTAATTGATCGGGTGGAACCGCTGTTAGGACAGATCCCTAAAATATCAGATTCAGAATCACGTGAGAAGATAAAAACATGTAAGGTAGCTCAGGAAAGAAAGTTGTTGGAAGAGTGGAAAGAGCTAAAAGTGGAAAGTATCATCTTGGAAAGCTCAGCCATGCGCGATCTTCAGGCAAGTTACCACAATCTTGAGAGCCTAGATTTGAAACTCtgctttctctttttatctGTTTTCCCAGAGGGTGCTGTGATAAAAAAGAGGCCATTGATCTATTGGTGGATGGGCGAGGGTTTGATCACTgccaatgaaaaaaacacagcTGAGGAGGAAGGAGAGGATGTATTTCAGGAACTAATAGAGCTAGACCTCATAGTACCGTTCCATGAAAGACCAGATAAACCAAGCCCAGTTGTCAACGCATGCAGAATGCATCCTTGGATTCGTCACATGGCAATCTCTTTAGCCAAGGAGGCCAACCTCTTTGTCTTCGATTCCTCGGGAACACCATCTTATGGTAGCGACAGATCTCGACGTGCGTGCTTGGTTTTGAGCAGCTACCGCTCTTCTAGTGGCAGTACTCCAAATGAAGAGAATTTGCTAACTGTATTCAATGTGAGCGAGCAATATCTTAATTTCAGTCTTGACTGGCTGCTGAAGTTGAGGAAGGTAGCGGTGCTTCAGCTTGGGCGGTGGCATTATAACTTACCTGTGtctgaaattaaagttgaaaatgAGGAGCTTGGGCGGTGGCATCACTCACATCACATTGAAGTTGAAAATGAGGTGTTTTTGAAAGGTCTGTGGGCTCAGAAGCACTTGAAATATCTTTGCCTCCGAGGAATATCTCTGATAACCACACTTCCTTCATCAATTGGCAAGCTTTTTAGCCTTGAAATTCTTGATCTCAAAGCGTGCCACAATCTAGAAGAATTGCCTTCTGAGATCGGATCATTGACAAGCCTCACCCATCTTGACGTATCTGACTGTCCCTTCCTGGAAAGCATGCCAAAGGAGCTTCAGAAGCTCACTCGTCTTCAAGTGCTCAAGGGTTTTGTGATTGGGAACTCGAAAAGAACTCCGTGCAAGATAGCTGATCTTGCTGATTTGAAGGAACTAAGGCGGCTTAGCATATATATAGGGAATGAGGCAGTAGTCAAAGAGGGGGAGTTCGCAAAGTTGAAGGCCATTGAAAAGCTTCGCTGCCTGACAATGTGGTGGGGAGTAAAAGTATCGCCGGGGACATACGGGGTCAAACCTGAAGAAAAATCTCCGAAGTTAATTGCCTTGACAGACTTGTCATTTCCCCCAGGGCTAAAGAAGTTGGATCTGAGAGGCATTCCTCAGCCAAATCCACTAAAAGAACTGAAACCTGGTTCACTGAAGCAGCTAAAAAAGCTCTACATAAGAGGGGGGAAGCTTCAGAAGTTGAATCACGGAGAAAAGGATGATCACGCGTGGGAAGTAGAGATATTGCGTCTCAGGTATCTCAAGGATTTCAAGATAGACAAGAAAAGTTTGAAGCAAGCATTCCCTAAGCTAGATTACTTGGATGTCATATGTGATCAGAGTGGGGATCAGAAAACGACGTATAAAGAAGATTTTGTGCTAAGGAACAGAAATGAAATTGGAGAGTTCTTCGAGGAGAAAGGGAATTCGGAAGAGGAACAGAAGAATGCCTTGCCAGCAGAAAAAGAAATTCGCGAGGAGGGAAAATCTGCGGAAAGTGTAGTGATTGATAATGGCAAGGAGAAGGAAATAATGTCAGAAAGTGCGATTGAAAAAGCCAGTTCCAGCCGTGATCATCATCATTCGCAGTAG
- the LOC118055664 gene encoding uncharacterized protein, producing MARTPIFLLGLVVIWAALAEAEYMIYKDATKPLNSRIKDLMNRMTLEEKIGQMTQIERGVASAEVMKDYFIGSVLSGGGSVPSKQASAETWINMVNEFQKGALSTRLGIPMIYGIDAVHGHNNVYKATIFPHNVGLGATRDPDLVKRIGAATALEVRATGIPYVFAPCIAVCRDPRWGRCYESYSEDPKLVQAMTEIVSGLQGDIPANSPKGVPFVAGKTKVAACAKHYVGDGGTTKGINENNTQISRHGLLSIHMPGYYNSIIKGVSTVMVSYSSWNGVKMHANHDMVTGFLKNILRFRGFVISDWEGIDRITSPPHANYSYSIQAGISAGIDMIMVPNTYKEFIDGLTSHVKNKVIPMSRIDDAVKRILRVKFTMGLFENPLADNSLVDELGSQEHRELAREAVRKSLVLLKNGESLLPLPKKATKILVAGSHADNLGYQCGGWTIEWQGLGGNNLTSGTTILTAIKNTVDPSTEVVYKENPDADFVKSNNFSYAIVVVGEPPYAETFGDSLNLTISEPGPSTIKNVCGTVKCVTVIISGRPVVIQPYVSLMDALVAAWLPGSEGQGVADVLFGDYGFTGTLSRTWFKTVDQLPMNIGDKHYDPLFPFGFGLTTKPTKTI from the exons ATGGCTAGAACTCCTATCTTCTTGCTTGGGCTTGTTGTCATCTGGGCAGCCTTGGCAGAAGCAGAATACATGATCTATAAAGATGCAACAAAGCCTTTAAATTCTCGCATTAAGGACTTGATGAACCGGATGACATTAGAGGAGAAAATTGGCCAGATGACCCAGATTGAACGCGGTGTTGCATCAGCTGAGGTGATGAAGGACTACTTCATTG GGAGTGTACTGAGTGGAGGAGGGAGTGTTCCTTCTAAACAGGCTTCTGCTGAGACTTGGATTAACATGGTGAACGAATTTCAAAAGGGTGCTTTATCGACCCGATTAGGAATTCCTATGATTTATGGAATCGACGCTGTTCATGGACATAACAATGTTTACAAGGCAACAATATTTCCTCACAATGTTGGGCTTGGAGCTACCAG GGACCCTGACCTAGTTAAGAGGATTGGAGCTGCAACTGCACTTGAAGTTAGAGCTACAGGCATTCCATATGTTTTTGCACCTTGTATTGCG GTTTGTCGAGATCCAAGATGGGGTCGGTGCTATGAAAGCTACAGTGAAGATCCTAAGCTTGTTCAAGCAATGACTGAGATAGTATCAGGATTACAAGGCGACATCCCTGCTAACTCCCCAAAGGGTGTTCCCTTCGTTGCTGGAAA AACAAAAGTTGCTGCTTGTGCCAAGCACTATGTGGGTGATGGTGGAACAACAAAAGGCATCAATGAGAACAATACACAAATCAGCAGACACGGTTTGCTTAGCATCCACATGCCAGGCTACTATAACTCAATTATCAAGGGTGTGTCAACTGTTATGGTTTCTTACTCGAGCTGGAATGGAGTTAAGATGCATGCCAACCATGACATGGTCACTGGATTTCTCAAGAACATTCTTCGTTTCAGG GGTTTTGTCATCTCAGATTGGGAGGGCATTGATAGGATCACTTCTCCACCCCATGCTAACTACTCATATTCCATTCAAGCAGGAATCAGCGCTGGAATTGACATG ATCATGGTTCCAAACACCTACAAAGAGTTCATTGATGGCCTAACATCCCAcgtgaaaaataaagtcatcCCCATGAGCAGAATCGATGATGCAGTGAAGAGAATTTTGCGAGTTAAATTTACGATGGGTCTTTTTGAGAACCCCCTGGCTGATAATAGTCTAGTCGATGAGCTTGGTAGCCAG GAGCACAGAGAATTGGCTAGGGAAGCTGTGAGGAAATCACTTGTGCTGCTAAAGAATGGCGAATCATTGCTACCCCTTCCTAAAAAGGCAACAAAAATACTTGTTGCCGGCAGTCATGCAGATAATCTCGGTTATCAATGTGGTGGGTGGACGATTGAGTGGCAGGGACTCGGTGGCAACAACCTCACGAGTG GTACCACGATCCTTACCGCCATAAAAAATACTGTTGATCCAAGCACTGAAGTTGTGTACAAGGAGAATCCTGATGCAGACTTTGTCAAGTCTAACAACTTCTCTTACGCCATCGTTGTGGTAGGAGAGCCGCCGTATGCAGAGACATTTGGAGACAGCTTGAACTTGACAATATCAGAACCTGGTCCAAGCACGATTAAAAACGTCTGTGGAACTGTAAAATGCGTTACTGTCATCATTTCCGGACGTCCTGTTGTAATCCAACCATATGTAAGCTTGATGGATGCTCTTGTTGCTGCCTGGCTCCCCGGAAGTGAAGGCCAAGGTGTTGCTGATGTTCTATTTGGTGACTATGGTTTCACCGGCACGCTTTCACGAACATGGTTCAAGACTGTTGATCAGCTGCCTATGAACATTGGCGATAAGCATTATGATCCCCTCTTCCCATTTGGATTTGGCCTCACTACTAAACCTACCAAGACCATCTAG